The following proteins come from a genomic window of Pararhodobacter sp.:
- a CDS encoding translocation/assembly module TamB domain-containing protein — translation MTWKPCIPWQGAHRIPRRNRVIGLWRIWAALAVALAILLAGPAFSDAEDDQGLLVRVLQDALSDAGREVRIRGFEGALSSRATIEELSISDDEGVWIILSGVVIDWNRAALFDRRVEVNEMSAQSIEIMRIPSTKSDSNLPSSTARAGFSLPELPVAVNIGLISAERVQLDPAILGQEAAVSLRGSAALEGRQGEASFESYRIDGQEGSFVFSGDFDNETRFLSLNLVMSEGQDGIAATILGVPERPAMGLSIVGEGPIDTFVADIGLATNGIPRVTGQFSFVDETPETGALQGGGFSLQMDGDLRPLLNAELHPFFGARSVLRATGQRSDSGEISLPELTVTTGSMRVSGRAAFAASGLPRMVQLTAGIENAGGDPVLLPGTSGAAFLTSATLLITHDAAVSRDWRIRAEIDTLDLPEVEIGRAVMDARGRLNALNGAENADEGPSLPTFEGVFDFQAQDIVAQDPALQRALGSDVFGLASLVWPGPGEVIELTGLALEGETVSLTAYGEIAGLTYDGFTEISAPDLAAFSGLAGRTLGGSALATVQGRANPLTGALDFEAELVTTDLTLDSVEADALLAGESRIALSLLRDVNGTQLRGLDLTTRAVDASMQGQLQPGHIDLTARLTTDDLSQMGAGYGGHLAMDVMLQTEDAGQRLRFDGSSIDLQLPNLPAADILNGLLDGANRLRGDLVFREGRTTISQVSLTGPRIALSASGQWAEADPDLTIALQRLDLTAVNETGTGIVSGEVRVRAGDAGGQRITLSLGGDGALRVGNRQIDEILETGLQLAAEATLGADGGFVVDSAQITASGLSVTAQGTQDAEGNIRMSARAQLNDLGRLVPRLSGAVQINADVLRGAGATGYDLRADLTGPSGLSVTTNGRIGDDLRLGLDFSGQVEAALLNAMIEPSSVRGLIQFNGGLHGPPSIDSLRMQLRTQNASFVQPGAAVAFRELQGEATLNGLTAQVRIEGNSLAGGRGFVQGSITLNGTQQANLTVRVEDFIVEQPQLFDARVNGEVSLTGPLLNGPLVQGEVSVVQAEIRIPNSPLGRQGFRLQGLQHVGEDQASLQTRIAAGIASGTRDGRRPIPMRLDLTLRAPGRVFVRGRGLDAEMGGSLRLRGTTRRVVPSGSFNLIRGRLDLLGNRFVLTDGSANMVGDFLPFVTLIATTEADGVTTSIILSGPASSPEITFRSTPELPQDEVLARLIFGRALTSLSPFQAAQLALSVATLTGRAENSLLGRTRDALQLDDLDFTVDDDGTTAVRAGRYITDQVYTDLSIDDSGRGEVSINLDLSSSVTLRGRTNTEGRSGVGIFFERDY, via the coding sequence ATGACTTGGAAACCATGTATACCATGGCAGGGGGCGCATCGCATCCCACGCCGCAACCGTGTCATCGGGCTTTGGCGCATCTGGGCCGCCCTCGCGGTGGCGCTGGCGATACTCTTGGCCGGGCCGGCGTTTTCGGACGCTGAAGACGACCAAGGGCTGTTGGTGCGGGTGCTGCAAGATGCCCTGTCCGACGCCGGTCGAGAGGTGCGCATCCGTGGCTTCGAAGGCGCGCTGTCGTCGCGGGCCACGATTGAAGAACTGTCGATTTCCGACGATGAGGGGGTTTGGATCATCCTGTCGGGCGTGGTGATTGATTGGAACCGCGCGGCGCTGTTCGACCGGCGCGTCGAGGTGAACGAGATGAGCGCGCAAAGCATTGAAATCATGCGCATCCCCTCGACCAAGAGCGACTCCAACCTGCCCAGTTCGACCGCCCGTGCGGGGTTTAGCCTGCCGGAATTGCCGGTTGCCGTGAACATCGGTCTGATCAGTGCCGAACGGGTGCAGCTTGATCCGGCAATTCTGGGTCAGGAGGCCGCCGTCTCGTTGCGGGGCTCGGCCGCGTTGGAAGGCAGGCAAGGCGAGGCGAGCTTCGAGTCGTACCGAATAGATGGCCAAGAGGGATCGTTTGTTTTTTCTGGCGATTTCGACAATGAAACCCGGTTCTTGTCGCTCAATCTGGTGATGTCGGAGGGGCAGGACGGGATCGCCGCGACGATCTTGGGAGTTCCTGAGCGCCCGGCGATGGGGCTGTCGATTGTCGGCGAAGGCCCGATTGACACGTTTGTTGCCGATATCGGCCTTGCGACGAATGGTATTCCGCGCGTTACAGGTCAATTCTCGTTTGTGGATGAAACCCCGGAAACCGGCGCCTTGCAGGGTGGCGGGTTTTCGTTGCAGATGGACGGCGATCTGCGCCCCCTGCTAAACGCCGAATTGCACCCGTTCTTTGGTGCGCGCAGCGTCTTGCGGGCGACCGGTCAGCGCTCGGACTCGGGCGAGATATCGCTTCCCGAGCTGACGGTGACGACGGGCTCGATGCGGGTCTCGGGGCGGGCGGCCTTTGCCGCGAGTGGCTTGCCTCGGATGGTGCAACTGACGGCCGGAATCGAAAATGCGGGCGGCGACCCGGTGCTGTTGCCCGGCACTTCGGGCGCGGCCTTTCTGACCAGCGCCACACTGCTGATCACCCATGACGCGGCGGTATCGCGCGACTGGCGCATTCGCGCCGAAATCGACACACTGGATTTGCCCGAGGTTGAAATCGGACGTGCGGTCATGGATGCGCGCGGTCGATTGAATGCACTGAACGGGGCGGAAAACGCGGATGAGGGTCCAAGCCTGCCGACCTTCGAGGGCGTGTTTGATTTTCAGGCGCAAGACATCGTGGCCCAGGACCCGGCCTTGCAACGGGCGTTGGGCAGCGATGTGTTCGGCCTTGCCAGCTTGGTCTGGCCCGGTCCCGGCGAGGTGATCGAACTGACGGGTCTGGCGCTGGAGGGGGAAACCGTGTCGCTGACCGCCTATGGCGAGATCGCCGGTCTGACCTATGACGGATTCACCGAGATTTCAGCGCCAGACCTTGCGGCGTTTTCGGGGCTTGCGGGCCGCACGCTGGGGGGTTCGGCCTTGGCCACGGTGCAAGGACGGGCCAATCCGCTGACCGGCGCGCTCGATTTCGAGGCGGAACTGGTCACGACCGATCTGACCCTGGACTCGGTCGAGGCGGATGCGCTTCTGGCCGGGGAGTCGCGGATTGCACTGTCGTTGCTGCGGGATGTCAACGGCACGCAGTTGCGCGGGCTGGATCTGACAACCCGGGCCGTTGATGCCTCGATGCAGGGTCAGTTGCAGCCCGGACACATTGACCTGACCGCCAGATTGACTACCGACGATCTGTCGCAAATGGGCGCGGGCTATGGCGGACATCTGGCGATGGATGTGATGTTGCAAACCGAAGACGCGGGCCAACGATTGCGGTTCGACGGGTCTTCGATTGACCTGCAACTGCCAAATCTTCCGGCGGCAGATATCCTCAACGGGTTGCTGGACGGGGCCAACCGGTTGCGCGGTGATCTGGTTTTCCGGGAGGGGCGCACGACGATTTCGCAGGTGTCCCTGACCGGTCCGCGAATTGCGCTGTCGGCGTCCGGGCAATGGGCCGAGGCCGATCCAGACCTGACGATTGCCTTGCAACGTCTGGACCTGACGGCCGTCAACGAGACCGGAACCGGGATCGTTTCGGGTGAGGTGCGCGTGCGGGCGGGTGACGCGGGCGGGCAACGGATCACCCTGTCGCTGGGCGGCGATGGGGCGCTGCGGGTCGGCAACAGGCAGATCGACGAGATCCTGGAGACCGGGTTGCAACTGGCCGCCGAGGCCACGCTGGGTGCCGACGGCGGTTTCGTGGTGGACAGCGCGCAGATCACGGCGTCGGGCCTGAGCGTAACCGCGCAGGGCACGCAAGATGCCGAGGGCAACATTCGGATGTCTGCGCGGGCGCAGCTCAACGATCTGGGGCGCTTGGTGCCGCGGCTGTCTGGTGCGGTTCAGATCAATGCCGATGTTCTGCGGGGCGCGGGTGCGACCGGGTACGATCTGCGGGCCGACCTGACGGGGCCGTCGGGGCTTTCGGTCACAACCAATGGCCGCATCGGGGACGACCTGCGACTTGGCCTTGATTTCTCGGGGCAGGTCGAAGCCGCGCTGTTGAACGCGATGATTGAGCCGTCCAGCGTGCGCGGCCTGATTCAGTTCAACGGGGGTTTGCATGGGCCGCCGAGCATTGACTCGCTGCGCATGCAATTGCGCACGCAAAACGCCAGTTTCGTGCAGCCGGGCGCCGCCGTTGCATTTCGCGAATTGCAGGGCGAGGCAACGTTGAACGGCCTGACCGCGCAGGTTCGGATTGAAGGCAATTCACTGGCCGGGGGGCGCGGGTTCGTTCAGGGTTCCATCACGTTGAATGGCACGCAACAGGCGAATCTGACTGTCCGGGTCGAGGATTTCATCGTCGAGCAACCGCAGTTGTTCGATGCGCGCGTGAATGGCGAGGTGTCTTTGACGGGGCCTTTGCTGAATGGGCCATTGGTGCAGGGCGAGGTCTCGGTCGTTCAGGCCGAGATACGAATCCCCAACTCTCCGCTGGGGCGGCAAGGGTTTCGTTTGCAAGGGTTGCAACATGTCGGCGAGGATCAGGCCAGTTTGCAGACGCGCATCGCAGCGGGTATCGCCAGTGGAACGCGCGATGGGCGGCGGCCGATCCCGATGCGATTGGACCTGACATTGCGCGCGCCGGGGCGCGTGTTCGTGCGCGGCCGAGGGCTGGACGCCGAGATGGGCGGATCGCTGCGACTGAGGGGAACCACGCGGCGGGTGGTTCCCTCCGGGAGCTTCAACCTGATCCGTGGGCGTCTGGATTTGCTGGGTAACCGGTTTGTCCTGACCGATGGATCGGCCAATATGGTGGGTGACTTCCTGCCCTTCGTGACGCTGATCGCGACCACGGAAGCGGATGGCGTGACCACAAGCATCATCCTTTCCGGCCCCGCCAGCAGCCCCGAGATCACCTTCAGGTCGACGCCGGAATTGCCACAGGACGAGGTCCTTGCGCGCCTCATTTTTGGCCGCGCCCTGACCTCGCTTTCGCCGTTTCAAGCCGCGCAATTGGCGCTTTCGGTGGCGACCTTGACGGGTCGTGCGGAAAACTCGCTGCTGGGCCGCACGCGTGATGCGTTGCAGCTCGATGATCTTGATTTTACGGTTGATGACGACGGGACAACGGCGGTCCGGGCCGGGCGCTATATCACCGATCAGGTCTATACCGATCTCAGCATCGACGACAGCGGGCGCGGCGAGGTCAGTATCAACCTGGATCTCTCGTCCAGCGTGACCCTACGCGGACGCACCAACACCGAGGGGCGATCCGGTGTTGGTATCTTCTTTGAGCGAGACTACTAG